In Zingiber officinale cultivar Zhangliang chromosome 8B, Zo_v1.1, whole genome shotgun sequence, a single genomic region encodes these proteins:
- the LOC122014816 gene encoding nucleosome assembly protein 1;2-like, translated as MPRSDSKSHRVPYYLLTCALGLLAHPLFSEKKHRSGAAMSNENQPGSLNLSDHADLSSEDRDALVVVDGSKNKHADVLETLSPIVRKRVEVLKEIQSQHDALEANFFEERAALEDKYQKLYEPLYTKRYEIVNGISEVEGITDELAGNTSEEKGVPEFWLNAMKLNEVLGEEIQERDEEALTYLKDIKWSRIVEPKGFKLEFFFEANPFFKNTLLTKTYHMIEEDEPILEKAIGTEIEWFPERCLTQKTVTKKPKKGSKDVNSLTKTEKCESFFNFFNPPKVPDDDADIDEEIAEQLQDQMEIDYDIAATIKDKLIPNAISWFTGEAVEDDELELQDDEKEDDEDEDEDEDDDEDEDD; from the exons ATGCCTCGTTCGGATTCGAAGTCTCACAGAGTCCCTTACTATCTGCTTACTTGCGCTCTAGGGCTTCTTGCACATCCTCTCTTCTCGGAAAAGAAGCATCGGTCAGGAGCAGCGATGAGCAACGAAAACCAGCCAGGTAGCCTGAACTTGTCTGACCATGCTG ATTTGAGTTCGGAGGATAGAGATGCTCTTGTGGTCGTGGATGGTTCAAAG AACAAACATGCGGATGTGCTGGAAACGTTAAGTCCAATAGTTAGGAAGCGCGTCGAGGTTTTGAAGGAGATCCAG AGTCAACATGATGCACTAGAAGCAAATTTTTTCGAGGAAAGGGCTGCACTTGAAGATAAGTATCAGAAGCTTTATGAACCGCTATACACCAAG AGATATGAGATTGTAAATGGTATCTCTGAAGTTGAAGGTATCACAGATGAATTAGCAGGGAACACTAGTGAAG AAAAAGGTGTGCCAGAATTTTGGCTGAATGCTATGAAACTAAATGAAGTTCTAGGAGAGGAG ATTCAAGAACGTGATGAGGAAGCTCTTACATATCTAAAAGATATAAAGTGGTCAAGAATTGTTGAACCCAAGGGTTTTAAACTCGAGTTTTTCTTCGAAGCTAACCCTTTTTTCAAGAATACTCTTCTGACAAAAACATATCACATGATCGAAGAAGATGAACCAATCTTGGAGAAAGCAATTGG GACTGAGATCGAATGGTTTCCAGAGAGGTGCTTAACTCAAAAGACTGTTACTAAGAAGCCAAAGAAGGGTTCAAAGGATGTCAACTCTCTAACAAAAACTGAGAAATGTGAGAGCTTCTTTAACTTTTTTAATCCGCCTAAAGTGCCTGATGATGATGCAGATATCGATGAAGAGATT GCTGAGCAGTTGCAGGATCAGATGGAAATTGATTATGATATTGC GGCAACAATTAAAGACAAGTTAATTCCTAATGCCATTTCATGGTTCACGGGAGAGGCTGTTGAAGATGATGAGTTAGAACTACAGGACGATGAGAAAGAAgatgatgaggatgaggatgaggacGAGGACgatgatgaggatgaggatgactAA
- the LOC122016926 gene encoding protein ALP1-like, translating to MTANHTPPPVPSAASASASIDDDLFSYFCSFEDEFTPASIPAPQPSSAPSPSMDQNAKKRTRVDDDLLNRFVALKRSASSSSPAHNAIEVEDVGVQETNLPPQHHQRRLWVKDRSRDWWDHYNNPDLPEEEFRRAFRMSRATFDFLCDELGSAVAKEDTALRAAIPVRQRIAVGVWRLATGEPLRLVSRRFGLGISTCHKLVLEVCTAIRDVLMPRSLLWPAPSDLAASAARFQSLSGIPNVAGAMYTTHIPIIAPKVAVASYFNRCHTDRNQKTSYTVTLQGVVNPDGVFTDVCIGWPGSMTDDQVLQKSALWQRGNNGQLNHQWIVGGVGYPLMDWLLVPYAQRNLTWAQHEFNEKIGGVHRVAKQAFARLKGRWGCLQKRTEVKLSDLPVFLAACCVLHNICEMRKEEMDPEPEFELLDDEKVPENGLQSASAMQTRDSIAHALLHHGLAGTGFL from the coding sequence ATGACCGCCAACCACACTCCTCCGCCGGTCCCCTCtgccgcctccgcctccgcctctaTTGACGACGACCTCTTCTCGTATTTCTGCTCCTTCGAAGACGAGTTCACCCCTGCatctatccctgctcctcaacCTTCTTCAGCCCCCTCCCCGTCGATGGACCAGAACGCAAAGAAGCGCACAAGGGTGGATGACGATCTACTGAACCGGTTTGTTGCCTTGAAACGCTCCGCCTCCTCCTCGTCCCCAGCGCACAACGCCATAGAGGTGGAGGACGTCGGAGTTCAGGAAACGAATCTGCCGCCGCAGCATCACCAACGCCGACTTTGGGTGAAGGACCGGAGCCGGGATTGGTGGGACCATTACAACAACCCGGATCTCCCCGAGGAGGAATTCCGGAGGGCCTTCCGGATGTCCCGCGCCACCTTTGACTTCCTCTGCGACGAGCTTGGCTCGGCCGTGGCGAAGGAGGACACGGCGCTCCGCGCCGCCATCCCTGTCCGGCAACGAATCGCCGTGGGCGTGTGGCGCCTCGCCACCGGGGAGCCCCTCCGGTTGGTCTCCCGACGATTTGGACTCGGAATCTCCACTTGTCACAAGCTCGTCCTGGAGGTATGCACCGCCATCAGGGACGTGCTAATGCCGCGGTCGCTCCTCTGGCCCGCCCCTTCAGATTTAGCCGCCTCAGCGGCGCGATTCCAGTCTCTCTCGGGAATCCCTAACGTGGCTGGCGCAATGTACACGACCCACATACCGATCATCGCCCCCAAGGTCGCCGTAGCCTCCTACTTCAACCGCTGCCACACGGATCGCAACCAGAAGACCTCCTATACTGTTACCCTCCAGGGAGTAGTCAACCCCGACGGCGTCTTCACCGACGTCTGCATCGGCTGGCCGGGCTCAATGACCGACGACCAAGTGCTCCAGAAATCGGCGCTCTGGCAGCGCGGCAACAACGGCCAATTGAACCACCAGTGGATCGTCGGCGGGGTCGGGTACCCTCTGATGGACTGGCTGCTAGTCCCCTACGCGCAGAGGAACCTTACATGGGCACAGCACGAGTTCAATGAGAAAATCGGTGGCGTGCACCGGGTGGCGAAGCAGGCCTTCGCCAGGTTGAAAGGCAGGTGGGGATGCCTGCAGAAGAGGACCGAAGTGAAGCTATCGGACCTGCCAGTGTTCCTCGCCGCTTGCTGCGTGCTCCACAACATATGCGAGATGAGGAAGGAAGAGATGGATCCAGAGCCAGAGTTCGAGCTGCTGGACGACGAGAAGGTGCCCGAGAACGGTCTCCAATCGGCGAGCGCCATGCAGACAAGGGATAGCATTGCCCACGCCTTGTTGCACCACGGCCTGGCTGGAACAGGTTTCTTGTAG